In one window of Nitrososphaerales archaeon DNA:
- a CDS encoding ATP-dependent helicase: MNMTITIATRSYTKDEVLSILDPLVAEWFSIFPDLTPPQRYAIVNIHEGKNTLIASPTGSGKTLSAFLSIISELVKLAREGKLEDRVYCIYISPLRSLNNDIYKNLMVPLNAIKEISEKHGINLLEIRVGIRTGDTTNSERTMMLRRPPHILITTPESIAIVLCAPKFRELLKYVRWVIVDEIHEICSSKRGTHLTLSLERLEELCSKPYARIGLSATIHPLEEVAKFLVGFKDGKERDCIIVDTRFVKPSLLTVSSPVKDLIHASASYVTSSMYRRIRDLIKKHNTTLIFTNTRSGTERVVYHLSKLNVVDGDELAAHHSSLSREIRKDVEDRLKEGKMRAVVTSTSLELGIDIGSIDLVVQIGSPKSISRCLQRVGRSGHALDRISKGYLIAMERDELVEDAVIVSEAMKGRLDRVYIPCGALDVLAQHIVGMAIEKKWSVEDAYRVITRSYCYRNLSKETFKRVLKYLSGGYQSLENFKVYGKIWYDEKEEVFGKRGKLLRVIYSANAGTIPDEVAVKVYTTDGRWVGLIEEEFLERLSQGDIFILGGKTYQFRYAKGLKAYVVPVEGEKPTVPTWFSEMLPLSFDLGEAIGRFRDKIFQMLKNKVPMYKIVNFIANETNSDEYASKAIAKYIKAEYEFLRFFGIDAFPNNREILIEDYVDSMGRQNIIFNCVFGRRVHDALSRAYGHIVMMEKKRSVMVTVSDSGFMITLPRDVKVDIEWLIGKLSSKNLRNILIDAVKRTEMVRRRFRHCATRALMILRNYKGHEITVARQQTNAQILMNICEELDRFPVLEETYREVIEDLMDVNTAEQILRDIECGNRRFVVCPTLNLPSPFTHDLILLGYSDVVLMADKKVLLEQLYESVMRKIREKRVENSTK; this comes from the coding sequence ATGAATATGACAATCACGATAGCCACTCGAAGTTACACCAAGGATGAGGTATTATCCATACTCGATCCGCTGGTAGCGGAATGGTTCTCCATCTTCCCAGATCTAACACCTCCTCAAAGGTATGCGATCGTCAATATTCATGAAGGTAAGAATACTTTGATCGCGAGTCCAACGGGTAGTGGCAAGACCTTGAGCGCTTTTCTTAGCATAATCAGTGAGTTGGTAAAGTTGGCACGTGAAGGTAAGTTGGAGGATCGGGTATATTGCATATACATAAGCCCGTTGCGCTCTCTCAATAACGATATCTACAAAAACCTCATGGTACCTTTGAATGCGATCAAAGAAATCTCTGAAAAGCATGGAATAAATTTGCTGGAGATCCGCGTGGGGATAAGGACGGGAGATACTACGAATAGTGAGAGGACGATGATGCTTCGCAGGCCACCCCACATCCTAATTACAACACCGGAAAGTATCGCGATAGTACTCTGTGCACCAAAGTTTAGAGAGCTTCTAAAGTACGTAAGGTGGGTGATTGTGGATGAAATACATGAAATCTGTAGCTCGAAGAGAGGTACACACCTAACCTTAAGTCTGGAGAGGTTGGAAGAGTTATGTTCCAAACCTTACGCTCGAATCGGATTATCGGCCACGATACATCCTTTAGAAGAGGTGGCCAAATTCCTTGTCGGGTTTAAGGATGGTAAAGAGAGGGATTGTATAATAGTCGATACGAGATTTGTGAAGCCCTCCCTGCTCACGGTCAGTAGCCCGGTTAAAGATCTCATACATGCATCTGCATCGTACGTTACGAGTAGTATGTACCGAAGGATCAGGGATTTGATAAAGAAGCACAATACTACCTTGATCTTCACAAATACTCGATCGGGTACTGAGAGGGTCGTATACCATCTATCTAAATTGAATGTTGTAGATGGTGACGAACTGGCAGCTCACCATAGCTCCCTATCTCGTGAGATTAGAAAGGATGTGGAGGACCGATTAAAAGAAGGGAAGATGAGGGCGGTCGTTACGAGTACGAGTTTAGAGTTGGGGATCGATATTGGCAGTATAGATCTGGTCGTACAGATCGGTTCACCAAAATCGATTTCACGATGCTTGCAGAGGGTAGGGAGATCTGGCCATGCTTTAGATCGTATCTCCAAAGGTTACCTGATCGCTATGGAGCGTGATGAGTTGGTGGAGGATGCGGTCATCGTCTCCGAAGCCATGAAGGGTAGGCTGGACCGTGTGTATATTCCTTGTGGAGCATTAGATGTTTTGGCTCAACATATCGTGGGCATGGCGATCGAGAAGAAATGGAGCGTTGAAGATGCGTATAGAGTGATTACGAGGAGTTATTGTTATCGAAATTTAAGTAAAGAGACGTTTAAGAGGGTCCTCAAATATTTGAGCGGTGGTTATCAAAGTTTAGAGAATTTTAAAGTCTATGGGAAGATATGGTACGATGAAAAAGAAGAAGTCTTTGGTAAAAGGGGTAAACTACTTCGTGTGATCTATAGCGCGAATGCCGGTACGATACCGGATGAAGTGGCTGTAAAAGTGTACACTACCGATGGTAGATGGGTAGGATTGATCGAAGAGGAGTTTTTGGAGAGGTTGAGCCAAGGGGATATATTCATCTTAGGTGGTAAAACGTACCAATTCAGATATGCAAAGGGATTGAAAGCCTACGTGGTACCCGTTGAAGGTGAAAAGCCTACAGTCCCTACATGGTTTAGCGAAATGCTACCTTTAAGTTTCGATCTCGGTGAGGCAATAGGTAGATTCCGTGATAAAATCTTTCAGATGCTCAAGAATAAGGTACCTATGTATAAGATTGTAAATTTTATAGCTAATGAAACTAATTCTGATGAGTACGCTTCGAAGGCCATCGCCAAATATATAAAGGCCGAATATGAATTTCTCCGCTTCTTTGGTATCGATGCCTTCCCAAATAACAGAGAGATTTTGATCGAAGATTATGTAGATTCCATGGGTAGGCAGAATATCATCTTTAACTGCGTGTTCGGAAGGAGGGTGCATGATGCCTTGTCAAGGGCATACGGCCATATAGTAATGATGGAGAAGAAGAGGAGTGTGATGGTTACAGTGAGTGATAGTGGGTTTATGATCACTCTACCTAGGGATGTCAAGGTCGATATCGAATGGCTCATCGGAAAGCTATCTTCAAAGAATTTGAGAAATATTTTGATAGATGCTGTAAAGAGGACTGAGATGGTGAGAAGAAGGTTTCGCCATTGTGCTACAAGAGCTCTGATGATCCTTAGAAATTACAAGGGACATGAAATTACCGTCGCTAGACAGCAGACGAATGCACAGATCTTGATGAACATCTGTGAAGAATTGGACCGATTCCCGGTCTTGGAGGAGACTTATAGGGAAGTGATCGAAGATCTGATGGATGTAAATACAGCTGAGCAGATTCTTCGTGATATCGAATGTGGTAATAGGAGATTCGTGGTATGTCCCACATTAAACTTACCATCACCATTCACCCACGATCTCATCCTCCTCGGGTATAGTGATGTAGTACTCATGGCAGATAAGAAGGTTTTATTAGAACAACTTTATGAAAGTGTAATGAGGAAGATCCGAGAGAAGAGGGTTGAAAATTCCACAAAATAA
- the cysS gene encoding cysteine--tRNA ligase, whose product MVLKLYNTLTRTKEEFKPLNPPLVRMYACGPTVYQRPHIGNLRSFIAWDILRRYLKYKGYQVYLCQNITDVDDKTIKGAREEGVSLREFTDRYIKAFFEDLDRLRIERAEVYPRATEHIDDMVRLVKKLIDKGYAYKGDDGSIYYDVSKFKDYGKLSGIRMDESKARSRIKADEYSKEEVRDFALWKGWDEADGDVYWDTELGRGRPGWHIECSAMSMRYLGESFDIHAGGVDLIFPHHENEIAQSEAATGKPFVRYWIHCEHLIVRGQKMSKSLGNYYTLQDLLDKGYSPLGVRYLLLSTHYRAQLNFTEEGLKQAERSVERLNEFMRRIKTIHPTGEYNEDIHRAVLEAEKKFEEALDDDLNMPLALSVIFDLVRRVNRAIDEGSISQRNLDEVKELMMKFDRVLDIMEREREDEELPEEVLKMIELREEARRRKDWETADRLRNQLLERGIILEDTPEGVKWKRRVSR is encoded by the coding sequence ATGGTACTCAAATTATACAATACACTCACCCGCACCAAGGAGGAGTTTAAACCACTCAACCCACCATTGGTTAGAATGTATGCTTGTGGACCTACGGTGTATCAAAGGCCACACATAGGAAATCTTCGATCATTCATCGCATGGGATATATTGAGAAGGTACTTGAAGTACAAGGGTTACCAGGTGTATCTATGCCAAAATATAACGGATGTGGATGATAAAACTATCAAGGGTGCACGTGAAGAGGGAGTAAGTTTAAGAGAGTTTACAGATCGCTACATTAAGGCCTTCTTTGAGGATCTTGACCGATTGAGGATAGAGCGTGCTGAAGTGTATCCGAGGGCTACGGAGCATATCGATGATATGGTCCGATTGGTGAAGAAGTTGATCGATAAGGGTTACGCGTACAAGGGTGATGACGGTTCGATCTACTACGATGTATCGAAGTTCAAGGATTATGGTAAGCTTTCGGGGATAAGGATGGATGAATCGAAGGCCAGAAGTAGAATAAAGGCGGATGAATATTCAAAGGAAGAAGTAAGGGACTTTGCCCTATGGAAGGGTTGGGACGAAGCCGATGGTGATGTCTATTGGGATACTGAATTGGGTAGAGGCAGGCCCGGTTGGCATATCGAATGCTCGGCGATGTCGATGAGGTACCTTGGAGAGAGTTTCGATATCCACGCTGGCGGGGTCGATCTGATCTTTCCACACCATGAGAATGAAATCGCCCAATCGGAAGCCGCTACAGGTAAACCATTCGTAAGATACTGGATCCATTGTGAGCACCTTATAGTGAGGGGGCAGAAGATGTCAAAATCTCTCGGTAACTACTACACACTCCAAGACCTTTTGGATAAAGGCTACAGCCCTTTGGGAGTTAGATACTTACTACTTTCAACCCATTATAGAGCCCAACTGAACTTTACCGAAGAAGGTTTAAAGCAGGCGGAGAGGAGTGTTGAAAGGCTCAACGAGTTCATGAGGAGGATTAAAACGATCCATCCGACTGGTGAATATAATGAAGATATTCATAGGGCGGTATTAGAGGCTGAGAAGAAGTTTGAAGAGGCTTTGGATGATGATCTGAATATGCCCTTGGCACTTTCGGTGATCTTCGATTTGGTAAGGAGGGTGAACCGCGCGATAGATGAAGGATCAATCTCTCAAAGAAATCTTGACGAAGTTAAAGAATTGATGATGAAGTTCGATAGAGTTTTAGATATAATGGAGAGGGAAAGAGAAGATGAGGAATTACCAGAAGAAGTTTTGAAGATGATAGAGTTAAGGGAAGAGGCGAGGCGTAGGAAAGATTGGGAGACCGCCGATAGATTGAGGAACCAACTTTTAGAAAGGGGCATAATACTCGAAGATACTCCAGAAGGTGTTAAGTGGAAGAGGAGAGTCAGCAGATAA
- a CDS encoding redox-regulated ATPase YchF translates to MVIKIGLIGKTNTGKTTFFNSATLQSAEVSTYPFTTKTPNVGIAHAITLCVHKEFKVEDNPKNSQCIDGWRFIPIELIDLPGLIKGAWRGKGLGNQFLSVAAQSDALLHIVDASGSVDAEGRITEPGVGDPVADIGDIEEELVMWYLKLFESNRDKVVRSIKSGESVVRAITEIYKGISVKEEHVSLALNEANLQNKDIENWSIEDAKRFSWILRDISKPTLIVANKMDLPTAAENFKRIQEEYRDLIVVPASAEAELTLRRAAQLGFIKYIPGEERFEIIDQNKLNEKQKWALSYIRKTVLGEYMRTGVQFAINVAIFKLLRMNTVYPVYDPHKLSDKHGNVLPDVLLLPSGSTVVDLAKAIHTELAKGLLYAIDARSGLRLPIDYQLKDRDVLSIVSTSRRKV, encoded by the coding sequence TTGGTAATCAAGATCGGTTTAATAGGGAAGACCAATACTGGCAAGACTACATTCTTCAATTCAGCTACTCTACAATCTGCCGAAGTCTCTACTTATCCATTCACTACGAAGACACCGAATGTAGGCATAGCGCATGCGATCACGCTCTGTGTCCATAAAGAGTTTAAAGTGGAGGATAATCCGAAGAACTCACAGTGCATAGATGGATGGAGGTTTATACCTATAGAACTCATCGATCTACCGGGGTTGATAAAGGGTGCATGGCGAGGAAAAGGTTTGGGGAACCAATTCCTCTCGGTAGCGGCACAGTCCGATGCTTTACTCCATATCGTCGATGCATCGGGTAGCGTGGATGCGGAGGGTAGAATCACCGAGCCTGGTGTTGGGGACCCGGTTGCAGATATAGGCGATATAGAAGAGGAGCTGGTGATGTGGTATTTGAAGTTATTCGAATCGAATAGAGATAAGGTTGTGCGTTCGATAAAGTCTGGGGAGAGTGTAGTAAGGGCGATTACAGAGATATACAAGGGAATTTCTGTTAAAGAAGAGCATGTCTCATTAGCCCTCAATGAAGCGAATCTGCAAAATAAGGATATTGAAAATTGGTCGATCGAGGATGCAAAACGTTTCTCATGGATCTTAAGGGATATATCGAAGCCTACACTGATCGTTGCGAATAAGATGGATCTACCCACAGCTGCAGAGAACTTTAAAAGGATTCAAGAAGAGTATCGTGATCTGATCGTCGTTCCAGCGAGTGCTGAAGCCGAACTCACTTTAAGGAGGGCTGCCCAACTCGGATTCATCAAATATATACCGGGTGAAGAGAGGTTCGAGATCATCGATCAAAACAAGCTCAACGAGAAGCAAAAGTGGGCCCTTTCGTATATTCGAAAGACGGTTCTTGGAGAATATATGAGAACAGGTGTTCAATTCGCCATCAATGTTGCAATCTTCAAACTTTTGAGAATGAATACCGTATATCCCGTCTATGATCCTCATAAACTCTCCGATAAGCATGGTAATGTATTACCGGATGTACTTCTACTACCATCAGGCTCGACGGTCGTCGATCTCGCTAAAGCTATCCATACGGAACTCGCAAAAGGCCTATTGTATGCGATAGATGCTAGGAGTGGGTTAAGATTGCCGATCGATTACCAATTGAAGGATCGAGATGTCCTTTCGATCGTATCTACATCGAGAAGAAAGGTGTAA